TACCACGGACTGCAGGCGGAAAAGGTCAGAGAGTACATGAATCCCGAATTTGCCACCATCGGCGTCGAGGGCCGGCTCGTGGACATTCAAAAGTATCTCGTGGAACATCAGCAGCGCATTCTTCCAGTCATGGACGGCGAAACCCTGGTTGGAGTGATCACGCGCCGCGACCTTTTGAATCACCTGATCACGGACCGATCCCGAGAACCCACCGCCCTCAAGGACGATCTGGGCGCGGGCCCATGGGGCAAACAGAAAAACATTGTCGGAGTCATGGCGGAACAGCTTCCTAAGAACATTATCACGCTGCTGCGGTCTTTGGGGGAGCATGCCGAGAACATGGGATACAAGGTGTATGCAGTTGGTGGGTTCATTCGGGACCTGTTGCTGCGCCGGCCCAATCTGGACATCGACGTGGTGGTGGAAGGGGACGGCATTCACTTTGCCCGCACCTTTGCCGAAAAGGCGGGCATTCGGGCGCGATGCCACAAGAAGTTCAACACGGCCGTGCTCATCTTCCCCGATCAACTTAAGGTGGACGTGGCCACAGCGCGCCTGGAATACTACCAGTACCCGGCGGCCCTGCCCATCGTTCAGTTCGGGTCCCTTAAAATGGATCTGTACCGCCGCGACTTCACCATCAACACGCTGGCCGTGGCCTTGAACTCCAAGGAATTCGGAACTCTCATCGACTTTTTTGGCGGCCAAAAGGATTTGAAGGAAAAAGCCATTCGCGTGCTGCACAACCTGAGTTTTGTGGAAGATCCCACGCGGATTCTTCGAGCCATTCGATTCGAGCAGCGCTTCGGCTTTCGCGTGGGCAAACAAACGGCCAGCCTCATGCGCAACGCCGTCAAGATGGGCTTGATCGACCGGTTGGGAGGGCAGCGGCTGTTTCATGAACTGCAGCACATCTTCATGGAAGAAGACCCGCTGCCGGCCTTGCGCCGCCTGGGAGAATTCGGTGTCATGGAAGCCCTGTGCCCCAGCGCGTGCTTTGATGCCAAGGCGGAACAGCTCTTCATCAAGATCAAGGAAGTCATTCTGTGGTATAAGCTGAGCTTTCTGGACGAACCGCTGGAAGCGTGGCGAGTGTACTTTTTGGGCTTTCTGTCGCGCATCAAACCGAGCGATCTTTCAAACGTGCTGGCGCGACTGGATCTGCCTCACAACGCCAGGGAAAGAATAGTTTGGGCATTACAGAAAGTTAACGATGTGCTCAGCGAGTTTTTGCGTTTGCCCGGCCTGCGGCCCAGTGATATTTATCGGGCGCTTCAGCCGTTCCGGCCGGAGGAACTGCTGTTCATGATGGCGAAAACCAACCGCGAAGAGGTGAAACGTGCGGTGAGCTATTATTGTCATCGGTATCGGTATGTGAAGCCGGACATTGGAGGACGGGACCTTAAGGCCATGGGCCTTCCTCCGGGACCTCTCTACACAAACATTCTGAGGGCCGTGCGCGACGCCAAGCTCAACGGAGACGTCAAGACCCTGGAAGACGAACTGCGGTTGGCTCAAAATCTGATGGCCGCCGCGGCGGATCAGAAAAAGGAAGAGCTCCATGCAGGACATTCTTAGGGACATCTGCATCTATGCCGTGCCGTTGCTGCTGGCGGTAGTGGCTCATGAAGTGGCCCACGGATGGGTGGCGGAAAAGCTGGGAGATCCAACGGCTCGGCTCTTGGGTCGCATTTCTCTCAACCCCTTGGTGCACATCGATGTGGTGGGTACTGTGCTCATCCCGTTGATGTTGCTGGTCACCAACGCCCCCTTTCTTTTTGGCTGGGCCAAACCTGTCCCGGTCCAGTTCCATCGCCTGCACGGAGGGCGCAGGGCCATGGCGTGGGTGGCTCTGGCCGGGCCTTTGACCAACCTCATGTTGGCCGCTGCCAGCGCGCTGGTCTATCGCTTCGTGGTGTTTCTTTTTGCCCTGGGACTGGGGTCCGGCGTGTGGGGTCTGGTGCTGTCTCCTCTGTTTCTCATGGCCCGATTTTCAGTAGTCTTCAACCTGGTGCTCATGGCGGTGAACCTCTTTCCGGTGCCGCCCCTGGACGGCGGGCGCGTGCTCACGGGCCTTCTGCCCCGGTCTTTGGCCTTTCAGGTGGCTCGCCTGGAACGATTCGGCATGTTTATTGTTCTGATCTTCGTGATCACCGGGTGGTGGGGGTACATGCTGCGGCCCGTGGTCAATCTGTTCGCGAGAATTTTCCTGTGAAGGCTTTTCGAGAAGACAATTTGGAGAAGTGGCGCAATTCGCCGTAGGATGAAGGTATTGAAGAAGCGGCGAAAGCCGTACCGAGAATGCCCGACGAAGCTATGAATGATCGGATGAAAAAATCGCCCCGTGAGGTGCGCATCCATAACAACGCATTGGCGTAGGGGCGGGATCCTGCTTTTGGGGTTTGAAAACCGCGGTCGGCCATAAGAACCTGCCCTCACGAAAGCGAGGGGTCGCGCCTGCGATGGAAGCAGGGCTTGATGTGCCAACGAACCAAGGAGGTGAAGGTTTTGATGAGTCAGCACAAGCGGATCTTAAGCGGCATGCGTCCCACGGGGCGTCTTCACTTGGGAAACCTGCACGGGGCTTTGAAAAATTGGATTCAGCTTCAAGATCAGTACGATTGCTTCTTCTTCGTCGCCGACTGGCACGCGCTCACCACGGACTATGCAGATCCCACGGCCATTCGCCAGAACACGTGGGACATGATTTTGGATTGGTTAGCGGCCGGATTGGATCCGCACAAAGCGGTGGTATTTATCCAGTCCCAAGTCAAGGAGCATGCAGAACTGTACCTCCTTCTGGGTATGATCACGCCCCTGGCCTGGTTGGAACGTAACCCCACGTACAAAGAACAGCAGCAGCAGCTGAACACCAAGGATTTGTCCACCTACGGCTTCTTGGGGTATCCGGTGCTGCAGGCGGCGGACATCATCATCTATCGAGCCCATGGTGTGCCGGTGGGCAAGGACCAATTGCCCCACGTGGAATTGACGCGAGAAATCGCCCGGCGTTTCAATTTCATCTACCATCGCGAAGTCTTTCCCATTCCAGACGCGCTACTCACGGAAGCCCCTGTGTTGCCAGGTACCGACGGGCGAAAGATGAGCAAGAGTTACGGCAATTGCATCTACATCACGGAACCAGAGGCATCCGTTCGCCAAAAGATTTTGCAGATGATGACCGATCCGGCTCGGGCGCGCCGCACAGATCCCGGGGATCCCGAAAAATGTCCCGTGTTTGAATACCACAAACTGTATTCGACCCCGGACGAAATCGCTCAAGTGACGCAGGGTTGCCGAACAGCGGGGATTGGGTGCGTGGACTGCAAGAAAATCCTTCTGACCCATGTTGTGGAGCACCTAGGTCCCATCTGGGACAAACGCCAGGCCCTGGAAAAGGACATGGACGCTGTCAGAGCCTCCATTGAGAAAGGCATTGAAAAAGCCCGCAGGGAAGCTCAAAAGACCATGGACCAGGTCTTGGAAACCGTGGGATTGGGAAAGAATGTCTGACGATCAAAAGCCGAAGGCTTCTTTGCCGCCCATGCGGCTTCATAAATTCATCGCGCAGGCCGGATTGGCATCTCGGCGCACGGCAGAGCGATGGATCGCTGCAGGACGCGTGCGGGTCAACGGCGTGGTCATGACCAAGTTGGGCACCACGGTGGATCCGAGGCGCGACGAAGTGCGTGTGGACGGGCGTGTCGTGGAG
The sequence above is a segment of the Desulfosoma caldarium genome. Coding sequences within it:
- a CDS encoding CBS domain-containing protein is translated as MEVITTHLNADFDAMASMVAAKKLYPDALLVFPGSQEKNLRDFFVHTAGYLFDFTKLKGLDLSSISRLILVDTRQASRIGKFQEVALRPEVEVHIYDHHPRADDDIQGTVEVVRPVGATVTLLTHILRERGVPLTPEEATILIVGIFEDTGSFTFSSTTPEDFRAAAFLVECGADLNVVADLVTRELTSEQVALLHELLHSARTYNIQGVEVCIATVSVDRYVGDFAVLVHKLKDMENLDVVFALARMEDRIYLVARSRIPDVNVGEIAAYFGGGGHATAASATIRELTLIQAEDRLFDLLQSTIKPAVTARTLMSSPVITIEAHADLAHAEQLMVRYNINAMPVLENGRIVGLINRQVLEKAIYHGLQAEKVREYMNPEFATIGVEGRLVDIQKYLVEHQQRILPVMDGETLVGVITRRDLLNHLITDRSREPTALKDDLGAGPWGKQKNIVGVMAEQLPKNIITLLRSLGEHAENMGYKVYAVGGFIRDLLLRRPNLDIDVVVEGDGIHFARTFAEKAGIRARCHKKFNTAVLIFPDQLKVDVATARLEYYQYPAALPIVQFGSLKMDLYRRDFTINTLAVALNSKEFGTLIDFFGGQKDLKEKAIRVLHNLSFVEDPTRILRAIRFEQRFGFRVGKQTASLMRNAVKMGLIDRLGGQRLFHELQHIFMEEDPLPALRRLGEFGVMEALCPSACFDAKAEQLFIKIKEVILWYKLSFLDEPLEAWRVYFLGFLSRIKPSDLSNVLARLDLPHNARERIVWALQKVNDVLSEFLRLPGLRPSDIYRALQPFRPEELLFMMAKTNREEVKRAVSYYCHRYRYVKPDIGGRDLKAMGLPPGPLYTNILRAVRDAKLNGDVKTLEDELRLAQNLMAAAADQKKEELHAGHS
- the trpS gene encoding tryptophan--tRNA ligase; translation: MSQHKRILSGMRPTGRLHLGNLHGALKNWIQLQDQYDCFFFVADWHALTTDYADPTAIRQNTWDMILDWLAAGLDPHKAVVFIQSQVKEHAELYLLLGMITPLAWLERNPTYKEQQQQLNTKDLSTYGFLGYPVLQAADIIIYRAHGVPVGKDQLPHVELTREIARRFNFIYHREVFPIPDALLTEAPVLPGTDGRKMSKSYGNCIYITEPEASVRQKILQMMTDPARARRTDPGDPEKCPVFEYHKLYSTPDEIAQVTQGCRTAGIGCVDCKKILLTHVVEHLGPIWDKRQALEKDMDAVRASIEKGIEKARREAQKTMDQVLETVGLGKNV
- a CDS encoding site-2 protease family protein, with translation MQDILRDICIYAVPLLLAVVAHEVAHGWVAEKLGDPTARLLGRISLNPLVHIDVVGTVLIPLMLLVTNAPFLFGWAKPVPVQFHRLHGGRRAMAWVALAGPLTNLMLAAASALVYRFVVFLFALGLGSGVWGLVLSPLFLMARFSVVFNLVLMAVNLFPVPPLDGGRVLTGLLPRSLAFQVARLERFGMFIVLIFVITGWWGYMLRPVVNLFARIFL